The genomic region ggtccgcggcctggggtcggacggtccgcgacctggcgcaggggctagggtttcctgcctgacggccggacggtccgcgcgtgcgcaggggcggcggaagatcgccggcggcgcctggatctcgctcccgggagggaccccgtcggggaggagagatcctaggtgttgtctaggctcgggccggccgacctagactcctctaatcgacgtagagtcgaggaggggcggagaatttggggatcgagaggctaaactagaactagactagaactactcctaattgtactggaaataaatgcgaatagaagttgtattgattcgattgattgttacaaatcggccgtagacctctctttatatagaggaggggggctggaccctttacacgactggattccgggttaattccgcaaatctagccaacaaacatagcacaaaactcggaaccctaaactgctctgcgcatgcgcggaccgtccggcccacaggcgcagactgtccggaccgcggaccgtccggcctcagggccggaccgtccggccgctcaATATGGTGCTCAACAAACATCATGAATGCAACAATACAAGTTTCTAtagattttattttactaggttgcacatatataaaataaaatattCCTCTACTGATtaggaaaaataaaagaaaaacaaagaaaagagaagataacacttgaatttggtggatattaaaaATGAAATTTTATACCCTAAATTTAAAGTGTTAAGATTTATACAGCGTTCGGAAGGCCTCAAGCGTTAAAGTGGATTGGGCCCGGCGACAACCTCTGTCCCACGCGTCGGCGTCGGTGCTGATGTCGCGTGGAGACTGGAGAGCAGAATGGTGGACTACACATTCTGTCCGCGGTGCCCACGTCGATGAGGTGAAGTGAAGCAACCAGCAACCAAGCAGCTCTGTTTCGCGCTCCCTTCCGGTCCAAACCAAACCGTGCGTCCGTGTGCGACTGCGACGAGAAGCTTCCAGAACCCACCAGCTAACTACGTCCGTCCTCCACCAATCCCATCTTCGGACGCCACGACAACTCCCCTCCCTCTTCCCCGTCCGTATTTATTTATACACCCCCAGTCCCTACCCACTTGTTCCTTCTTGCTTCTCCATCGAGTTGGATTGGGTTCAAAGTTGGGCTTTTGGACAGCTGTGGTGTGCACGGCAGCTCTGTGACTTGTGAGGAGGAAGGGAGGAAGAAAGCGGATCCATGGCGTCGAAGCGGATCCTCAAGGAGCTCAAGGACCTGCAGAAGGATCCTCCCACCTCTTGCAGCGCAGGTGATTCAGATTCCGCCCGCACTGCTACTTCTTTTAATTTTCCATGATGGGATACGACTTTCTCCCGTGCGCTCGGCTATTAGCGGTGCGATGCGATTCTTAGTGCGTAGTTGCTAGATCTGTGCGTATATATACATGTACAGGGGACGCTTGTAATTGGACTTCAATATACGGTGTAGGTTGTTGGTGCCATGGTGGGATAAAGAGCATGTGTCATGTAAATTTGGGAAAAAGGATCGTAGCTTTCCTATATGGTTGTACATAGCGGGTTTTCATTCTTTGTCATGTTCGGTTATTAGATCCGCAGAGGGGCCTGCCTCCAGCTAATCATTCTTTGTCATGTTTAGGctcatagatagatagatagatcagAGTCGCACACAGCAGTTAACATTGCCCTCCCACTAAGACATACATTTACCTGTTCTGTTCATGCGGGCCGAGTAATTTTTTTTATTATCAAGCAAGGAGATAAGGATAGTGCTCATGCACCATGGTAGACTAGTCATGTACTTGAGCATACAAGCCTGCTGAGTGCTTTCAGGGCCATCAGGCCTTACAGTGGGACACTAGCAAATCTAGTATGCTCGTGTATGTGTATGTGTATGTACAGAACAGCACAGTCTTCAGATTGAAATTGAAGTTTCAGAGTATCAATTCAATGTGTATGACTAAAATGCATCTCTTCGTCCATCTACTACAGGCCCTGTTGCCGAAGATATGTTCTACTGGCAGGCGACGATTATGGGGCCATCAGATAGCCCATACGCTGGTGGCGTATTTTTGGTCACTATTCACTTTCCACCGGACTACCCATTCAAACCACCGAAGGTACTTAAGTGTTGTCTCATTTGTTTATTGTTTGTTAGCACAGTTTTGTATGGGTATGTCACTGCTTGCTTCAACCTCAATTAGTTTTCATTTGTTTATGCCCGTCAGCTCTTATAAATTATTGGGACCCCCACCCCTGTTACAGCAGTTGTCCATTTATGGCTAGATCCGAGTTAGGCATTATTTGAATGCATTCGTATGATAGAAGTGGATTTGAAGTAGAATTTGGTTTAATTTTTACCCCAATCTACTCCAGCACACGTATATTGAAAAGAAATAGTGGCATGGAATATCCTCAACTAATTCTGAATCTGACACTTATGTGCTGCTTGTCAACAAATATCGATACTCCCCATGACAAGTTATAATCTCTGCTATGTATGCTATGCTTTATGTGAAATTGTTAGTGTTAAATAATTGCGCACTTTTAAGGCCAAATTAATTTTTAAATCAATCACTACATGAATAATGAATAACCCACACATAACAAATAAAAGCGTATCCATGTAGTATATTAAATTTATCCTGAACATAGATAGCAGAAACAAGAAATGATATGTGGTGGACTTTAGGCAAACATAAAGTTTTAACAAAGTACACTGGACTCATTAAAGACATGTATAACAATGTTGTGATTAGTATTCGAACAGATGATGGGAACACAGATGACTCCTAGATTAGACTAGTACTACATCAAGGATCACCGTTGAACTCTTACCTTCTTTTTGTCTTGGCGATGGATAAGGTCACAAGGTACATACAAGGGGATATCCCTCGGTGTATATTTTTTTGCGGATTATGTGGTGCTAGTTGGTGAAAGTCAAGCAGAAGTAATTAGGAGACTAGAGTTGTGGTGGGAGACTCTAGAATCCAAAGATTTTAGACTTAGTAGAACTAAAACAAAATGTATGAGATGTGATTTTGGCAGTACACATGAGGAAGAAGATGTTAGTATCTTTGCGAAACTTAGCATCTATCCGTGCATCACAGATGCACATCACCAATCTGTCTGCGTGCTCACCATTTGCTACATTTTGCAGGTTGCATTCAAGACGAAGGTTTACCACCCGAATATCAACAGCAACGGGAGCATCTGTCTTGATATCTTGAAGGAGCAATGGAGCCCTGCACTGACAGTTTCTAAGGTCAGTACTTCAGATTTTATTCTCTACCTTTAACTTCGCTACAAGCTACTTCAAGGTAGCTCTATTGTAGCCTATTTAGGAAGTTGGGGGACCATCTAGCTAGTGGTTTTATATATGTATCTAGATTTATCGTTATTCATTTGAacatagacataaaaatcaaAAGCTAAAACGACTAATATTTTGGGACGGATTTTCTTTTAACTAACGCATGCCCGCAATTTTCAGGTCCTCCTCTCAAT from Zea mays cultivar B73 chromosome 6, Zm-B73-REFERENCE-NAM-5.0, whole genome shotgun sequence harbors:
- the LOC100192585 gene encoding putative ubiquitin-conjugating enzyme family — its product is MASKRILKELKDLQKDPPTSCSAGPVAEDMFYWQATIMGPSDSPYAGGVFLVTIHFPPDYPFKPPKVAFKTKVYHPNINSNGSICLDILKEQWSPALTVSKVLLSICSLLTDPNPDDPLVPEIAHLYKTDRVKYESTARSWTQKYAMG